In Candidatus Omnitrophota bacterium, the sequence CGGAAATTTTGACTATTTTTTTAGCCTTTACTGCCTTTTTTATCTGATCTAATTTTATTCTCAGGGGTAAGTCTATTTTATTTATCACCACTATCAGTTTTTTATCCTTGATCTTATCAGCCACCCTTTTATCTTCATCACTCAAAGGCCGGCTAGCGTCAAGCATAAACAGTATCAGATCTGCCTCGGCTATCATCGCATCAGCCCTTTTTGCGGTAAGGTAGCCGATATAATCTGTTTCTTCAGTCAATCCCGCCGTATCAATAATCCTTAATGCCAGGCCTTTTATGTCTACTTGCTCTTCTATCGTGTCCCTGGTAGTACCAGGTAAAGGAGTGACTATTACCCGATTTTTTTTTAACAAGGCATTCATCAGGCTTGATTTACCAACATTTGGCTTACCGCAAATGACCATTGAAAGGCCTTCCCGTAAGATCTGCCCTTGTTCAAAAGAACTTACCAGCCTTTCCATGTTTTTAATTATGTCATCAACCCTGGAGTTTAGTTCTAAAGGGCTGGTTATATCATCTGGAAAATCTATCCTCGCCTCCAGATTGGCAGATATATCAAGTATTTTATCACGTAGCGAATTAATCTCTTTAGATAACCCTCCTTCTAATTGTTTAAACGCGCACTTCAGGCTTCGGTCAGTCCTGGACTTAATAATATCTAAAACCGCCTCTGCCTGGCTTAAGTCTATCCGGCCGTTCAAATAAGCCCGTTTGGTAAACTCGCCTGGCTGAGCAAGCCTTGCCCCTGAACTAATCGTCAGGTCCAGGATTCTTTTTAAAGGGACCACCCCGCTATGACAATTGATCTCAACAACGTCCTCCCTGGTATATGTCCGGGGCGCGCGCATCACCGTCAGAATAACCTCGTCAATCAGCTCAGAATTTACGCCAATATAGCCGTAATGTGTGGTAAATGTTTGAAACTCGGAAGGCTTTTTGCCGTTCTTAGACTTAAATATTTTGTCAGCAATCGCCAGCGCATTTTTTCCGCTCAGCCGGACAATACCCACACCGCTTTCACCGATCGGCGTTGAAATAGCGGCAATTGTATCCTCTAGCGAAATTAATTTACTCATAATAGCCCGTTATCAAATCCTAACTTCAAAGTACTACGGTTATAAGTCATAGGTCATAGGTTTCACTTATAACTTATGACTTAAAACTTATGACTTTTTTATGACCTAATTTGATTTATTTAGAGTCTAGTTTTAACACCTCTCCTATCAGATAAAGTGAACCGGTCACCAGAATTAAATCATCTTTTGAGGCAACCTGCCTAACTTCTGCCAATGCTTCTTTTATTGATCTCGTCAAAACTGTATTCTGACAATATTTCTTAACCTCAAGCTCAAGCACTTCTGGTTCAGTTGCCCGGGGATTATCCGCCTTTGTCAGAACAACCTGCCTGGCCTGCGGGCAAAGTTCCCCGGCTATCCCTTCTATATTTTTATTGGCTGAAACACCCAGCAGGAGAATTAAATTGTCAAAAGAAAAATCTTTGAGAGACTCTCTTAACGCCCCTGCCGAAGCACGGTTTTGGGCGCCGTCCAGTATCAAAAGAGGTGATTTTTCAATAACCTGCATCCTTCCCGGCCAAACAACTTTTTTTAACCCTCTTTTTATTGAATCGGATGATACCTTAATGTTGTATCTTTCTAATCTCTTAATAACTTCGAGAGCCAAGACTAAATTCTGCCGTTGATAGCGGCCGCTAAGAGAGAACAGTCCTGCATACTCATCATAAGTTTGTCCATTAACCTGATGAAAAGGGGCTCGCTTCTGACTGCAGGCATGTTTTATAATTTCGGTTACCCCTTCAGGCTGAGTCAAGCTAACAACTGAACATCCCTGTTTGATTATCCCTGCTTTTTCCCGGGCAATATCAGTTAAATGCGGGCCCAATTTATCGGTATGGTCAAGGCTTATTGGAGTAAAAACAGCTACCAGCGGCCTGACCACATTAGTGGCATCTAACCTTCCCCCCATCCCTGTTTCCAGTACCGCGATATCAACGTTTTTACGGGCAAAATACAAAAAGGACAGGATCGTATAAATTTCGAAAAAACTAATCTCGCCAAGATCCTTGTTCTGCCGGATCTCTTCAACCGCTGGTTTTACTTTTTCGATAAACGAAGCGGCTTCTTCTTCAGAAATCATTCCTTCTAAACCTAATAAATCAGGCTGTGAGTTATGGGCTATGGGCTGTAAGCTTTTGCTCATCACTCTTATTCTTTCTCTCGGCGAAATCAAATGGGGTGAGGTATAAAGGCCGACCTTCAGGCCATTCTCTTTAAGTATAGAACTAATTGCAGCTGCTACCGAACCCTTACCCTTTGTCCCGGCAATATGAATGGACTTAAATGTTTCTTGCGGATTATCAAAGAACTCACAAAGCCTCTCCATCCTTCGCAAATTCAAAGAAGCGTTATAGGGATAATCTATAATCTTTTCGTAATCAATAAAAGAATCAAGATACTCGAGAGCCTGTTTGTAATTCATTTTAAACAATTGAATCCTAACTTTAAAACACTAAAGTCATAAGTCATANNNNNNNNNNNNNNNNNNNNNNNNNNNNNNNNNNNNNNNNNNNNNNNNNNNNNNNNNNNNNNNNNNNNNNNNNNNNNNNNNNNNNNNNNNNNNNNNNNNNAAGCGTTATAGGGATAATCTATAATCTTTTCGTAATCAATAAAAGAATCAAGATACTCGAGAGCCTGTTTGTAATTCATTTTAAACAATTGAATCCTAACTTTAAAACACTAAAGTCATAAGTCATAAGTCATAAGTTTTATTATGACTTAATATGACTTATGACTTAAAACTTATGACTTTTTTATGACCTAATTTGATTTATTAATATTTATACTTTAGTGCTTAAAATGCCTCGTCCCGGTAAATACCATACTGATCTTATGCTCATTACAGGCATCAATTATTTCCTGGTCACGGATTGAGCCGCCGGGTTGGATTATGGACCTTACTCCTGCCCGGGCAGCCGCGTCTATTGCATCCCGTTTGGGGAAAAAGGCATCGCTGGCCAGGACCGAGTCTTTTGATCTTTCTCCTGCTTTTCTGCGGGCAATAATCACTGAATCGACCCTGCTCATCTGGCCCGCGCCAATGCCTATTGTGCAGCTGCCCTTAACCAGAACAATGGCATTAGATTTAACATGTCTACAAATTCTCCAGGCAAAAATCAGCGAGTCTATTTCGCTATCGCCGGGAACGCTATCAGTAACAACCTTTAATTCTTCTTTTAAAACACTCTTCTGGTTATAATCCTGAGCCAGTAATCCTCCTACTACTTTTTTAAAATCGACCATGTTCTGAGATTTGTGAAGTATCGGCCCTATCTCTAAAATCCTTAAATTTTTCTTTTTCTCAAGCTCAGCTAACGCGTTTTGCTCATAATCAGGAGCAACTATCACCTCTACAAAACCGGCTGAGATAATACTTGCGGCCGTGGAAGCGTCTACGGTCTTATTTAGCCCAATGATGCTTCCAAAAGCGCTTAATGGGTCGCATTCCAGCGCCTTTTTATAGGCCTGATCCAGGGTATTTCCCAATGCTGCTCCGCAAGGGTTGGTATGTTTAATAATCACTGCCGCGGGCTCCTCAAACTCCCCGATAATCTCTAAGGCAGCATTCAGGTCAATTATATTATTAAATGAAAGTTCCTTGCCGTGAAGCTGCCTGGCCCCAACCACGCCTGACCGGGCAGGACTTTTCTCTTTGTAAAAAGCCGCCTTCTGGTGCGGATTCTCTCCATATCTTAAATCCTGCACTTTTTCAAAACTTAAATTTAAACTATCGGGAAATCCCCCTGTGCTTTCTGTTCCAAGCCAAATCCCTGGTGTTTTGTCCTTCGTATTCTGTTTTAAATAATCATATATAGCTTGATCATATTGCGATGTCAGCCTAAACACTTCGATACCTAAGTTCCTCAGGGTGTTATCGCTTAAGGTGCAATCATTTTCTTCCATCTCTTTTAGAATTGCTTCATATCTATCCGGATTGGAAACCACTGCTACATCCCTGAAGTTCTTCGAGCCTGAACGAAGCATTGACGGCCCGCCGATATCTATATTTTCTATGACCTCTTCTAATTTAACATCAGGTTTGGCTGCGATCCTCTCAAACGGATAGAGGTTGATCACTACCATGTCTATCGGGTCGATCGAGGCTTTTTTTATCTGTTCCATATGTTCGGGGTTTTTTCTCAGAGCTAACAGCCCCCCGTGTATCTTGGGATGAAGTGTTTTAACCCGGCCGTCCAGCATCTCCGGAAAACCGGTATAATCAGATACTAATTTTACCGGAATACCCGCCTGTTTAAGCAGTTTTGCCGTTCCTCCTGTAGACAGAATTTCCACGCCTAAACCATGAAGCCCGGCGCTAAATTCCTTTATACCCTGCTTGTCAGATACGCTGATTAACGTCCTCCTGATCTTTACCATTATTTATTCTCCTTTACCCAAACTTATTTATTACCAATCCGCTTAACGGCTTAGGGTAAAAATACGTCGATTTCTGGGGCATCAAACGGTGGGCCTTGGTTACAGCCTTAAACTCCTCTATCCGTACCGGATTGAGAAACAACGCTGCCAGAAATTCTTCCTTATCTACAAGCTCAACCACCTTTTTTTCATCGCTGCTATAGCCTATATCTTTTTTATCCAGGCCAAGGATATGCTCGATCAACAACTTATGCAATATCATTACGTCCAGTTTTTTCCATATTTTTAATTCCCGGCTGTCAATCAACTGCTCAAGCACAAGTTCATCCCTAAGAATGAGCAGGTAACTTTTCTTTTTATAATACATCCCGAATGCGTGCTGCTGATCTTCTTTTTTCATCCGGCTCAATAATTCATTATTTTTGACCGTCTTCACCCAAAAAAACTCTTTCAGCTTGCCTAAATCTATATTTTCAAGCCCCTTTATTACCCGGTACGTAGGCAAAACAGTAAAGCTCTGATTGATATCGACCAAATAAACCATAATACGATTGTATTGCTCTTCGCCGCTAAATTGCCCTTTTTCTCTCTTCACCTCGTTCCTGAAATTCAATGCAGTTTCGTAGCGATGGTGGCCGTCGGCTATAAAAATAGATTTGTCCTTTAGGTAATCCGTTATAATTTGTATGTCTTGAAGCTGGTTTATAGCCCATAATTTATGTTCTATCTTATCATTGTCCCTCAGACCAATGATCGGCTGTTTCTTGCTGTAAGCCGCCATAATTTGCTCCACGCCATTACCATCGCCTTCATAAAACGCGAATATCGGGCTAAGGTTTGCCCGGGTTGCCTTGATAAGCTGCAATCGATCTTCTTTGGGAGCGGAGAAAGTCCGTTCATGGGGCAGGATTATTTTATCCTCAAAATCCTCCAGCCTTACTGAAACTATAAGACCTTTTCTTGTATGTCGCTGCTGAAAGATACTATAATCCTGTTTATACAGATAAATAGACGCTTCTTTATCCTGTTTTAATATATCAGACTTTATCCACTGTTCAAGAAAATCCCTTGCCCGGGTATATTTATTATCGAATTGATTATCATCCGGCCGGGTTTTACCCAGTATCAGGCGGATAATATTATAGCTATCGAGCTGATAATAATCATCCTGCACCCGCTTAGATATGACATCATAAGGAAGAGCTGTTACTTTTGATATGTCTTTGATCTTTTCTTGATTATAAAGAATTCCCTGGAAGGGGTATATCTTGGCCATTTTACCTTCTGTCTGTTGTTATATCTTGTTGTTATACCATAATCTGGCCGCAAAATCAAACAACTTTTAGGTAAGGGGACTATCGTTATTTGTTAAGCAAAGTTCTGATTTTGACTAAAAGTTCTTCCTTGGTCACTGGCTTAGCAATAAACTGCCGGGTGCCTATTACTCCTTTGTTGTCTGTCACCTCTTTTTTCCTAACTACTGCCGTGAGAAACACTATCGGAGTATCCTTTGTAGTTTCATCGTGAGTCAGTTCGTCGGCTACCACCGCGCCATCCATTCCCGGCATAATAATATCAAGTAATATCAAATCCGGCCGGTATTTTCTAGCCAGGTTGATTCCCTCGCTTCCGCTGATGGCTGTCGTAACTTCAAATTCACCCGAAGCTTCCAGATTCATCTTTGTTAACTGGCAAAAGTCCTTTTCATCATCAATTACCAGTATTTTCTTTTTGGCCAATATTCTCACCTTCCTTTCTTATCTGTAATGGCAGACAGGGCTATAATAACCTTTGTGCCTTTCCCCTGCTCACTTTCTATTCTTATTAACCCCTGGTGGTTATCGATTATTGACTGCGTAATGCTCAACCCCAAACCCATTCCCTTACCCGGCCTTTTAGAGGTAAAAAAAGGATCAAATATCTTTCTGAGGTTATCTTCGGAAATGCCAATCCCCGTGTCTTCAACCTCGACAACAACAACCTTTTCTCCAAACTTAAAAATATCCGACGTCCTTCTCCCTGCGCCGTCTCCCAGCTTCGTCGACTTCTGGATAAAAGTCTTAAACCGCAGGCGCCCGCCGGCGGGCATGGCCTGGACAGCATTTAAAATGATATTTACAAAAACCTGCTTCATCTGATCCTCATCTATGTATACCTGAAGTACTTTCGTATAGTCCTTGACTATATTTATACTTCCGGCTTTCAGTTGGTGCTGAGTTAGTTCTATCGAAAAGTCAATTACCTTATTTATATCCTGAAGCTTAAGTTCTAAAGACTTTTTCTTTGAAAAATCGAAAAGAGACCTTATGATCTTGTCTGACCGGAACACCGCTTTTTTAACTATATCTAAGGTTTCGAGTTGCTGCTGGTTATCGGGAGATATTTCCTTTTCTAACACCCCGACCCCTTGAAGAATAATGCCCAATGGGTTTTTTATTTCATGCGCCAGGCCGTAAGACAACTGCCCTACCACTGCCAGTTTCTCTGTCTGGATTAACTGTTCCTGGGTTTTTCCTAATTCAACATTGGCTTTTTCTAATTCCTTAGTCTTCCGGGCCAGGGTATTTCTATAAATCGAGACCTGTTCCATATACTCCACCGCCCTTCTCACGTCCCGGGCAACACCGACTATGCTGCGGACATTCTGTCCATAAGTCAAAAGCCTTGCGCTGAAAATAACGGAAATATTTTTGCCTGCTTTATTTTCGAAATATACGTCGCGATCTTTGAAAGAACCCCGCCTGATATCCCTGATTATATCCGAACTGTTTGTCTCTTGTGCGGACAGGATAAAATCAAAAGGTTTTCCTGTCATATCTTCCCTGGCATAACCCAACAGTTCAGCCAGCGCCTGATTGCAGGTTAAAATTAAAGAATTTAAATCTATAATGACTACCGGGTAGGCTACAGCGTCTAATAAAAGATTGCTGGCCTGGGAATTTACTTCAAAAACCTTTTTTTTGCGCCCGAAAAACATATTTAATTCCCTGACAATAAAATAAACAATTATCATCTTACTTTGGATAAAGGCTATTGTCAAGAAAAATGAGGACAGGGAACGAGAGAAACGGTTTTTATAAAGGCCTCTAAAATCCGTATTTTAATTCCATAAACGCCAGGTCATGGTCACTGAACTGTCCGCTCAGCTGGGATGGCTCACCGTCGAATATATGGGCACCGGCAGTAACCATCAGATCATCGCTAATATCATAAGATATTTTAGGGCTAATCTTCCAATCGTTATCATCACCGTACAAAATAAGCACCTCCGGTTTTAACCTGGCATGCATAAAATCGGTTGAAACTTTTAAAGAGAGCATGGTTTCCATCTCATCAAGAGGGCCTCTGGTCGGACCGAATAACAAGACATTACCCCGGTCCTTTCCGTAATCAGCGCGGGGAACTGTTATAAATTGGATGACCTGAAAACTGAACAGCCAGTTTGTCCAAAGATATTTATCAAATCCCATACAGTAGTTATATTCATCTACCGCCACTACTCCCACATCGCTTACCTTTCCGGGGACAGGCCATCCCTCCATTGTTGTTTCAGCTATTATTGCCTGGTCCTGGCCATAGTTTATTTTATTGTTATTAACATGGGCAAACTCTCCTCTGATAGTCAACCCGTCCCAGATATTACCGCTTAAGGTTTTGGAAAACGAAGCGCCGGCAATGTTTATCGGCTCATAACGCGAAATTAAAGTAAAACCGGAAGGAACGTAATCAAACACCGGGAAACCTACCCAGGTTAACGTCATATAAGAATAAGCGGTCTGGGAATAGTTATAGCCGTAAAAATAATTAAGCGTATATTCAAATCCATTAATAACGCTTAACCATCTCAGGCCTGCTTTTGTGTTTTCAGCCCTCTTTTCCGGTTTGTCGGTTATAAGGCTGATATTCATACCCGGGATTTGCTGTAAGCCCTGAAGGCCTCTTTCTCCAATCTCAGAAGTCCTCATTGCCCAGGGAGAGCCTGCCGGCGGAACAAAGTTCGTCTCATAATCCGGAATTGCCAGCAGTTGAATTGTTCCGTCTGTTATCGGCGAATATTCCACTTTCAACATCCATAAAGGAAGGTGCTCGTCATCCAGCGTCCAATAGCGGTAATTAATGGGATTAATCTTATCCAGTATCTTTACTCCGTCGGCCGTGCCCCAGATTACCTCCTGCTTTCCCAGCCGGATATCTAACTTATCGGATATATAATCTATGTAGGCTGCCCTTAGCCATTCGTCCCCGGGCTGTCTCATATCAATGCCTCTGGTATTTTTATATCTATCCTCTATATCATAGACCGCATCATAGTAGTAACGGCCTTTTGCGAACAGGTAAAGAAATTCCTCGATCTTAAATTCTCCCGCTAACTCAAATATATTTTGAAGCCTCATTAAATGGCCATCTATCACATTGACATCTGTCTTATTCTTAAGATAACCCGAGACATTAAGATCCTCGTCAAGCATCGGCTCTAAGGCAAATACTGAATTAGTAATAAATAACGCTAATACAATAACCGCAAATAAAATTTTACGCATCTAATATCTCCTTTGTTTTAGCTACCATCTACTCCGCATCAACGTTTTTTCGGTAAAAAGACCTTCTTTCAACCCTATATCAAATTTTATTTCATCATTCTTAATAACCGTAGTGCTGCCTGTCCTCAAGTTTTTACATTCCAGAATAATCTGAGCAGGGTAACCCCTGTTAGTATAAGATTTGTAACTTCTAAAGATAGTTTTGAACTTTCTGCCTGTTTCATCGAACATTTCTTCAAATATATTAGCCCCTGTTGCTTTATCAATCCAGACAATCCTTTTGGTATAATACCATCTATCATTTTTCGGCTTTGCCTCTATTACATAGCAATCCATACCCTGGTAATAGTTTTTCTCAGCAAAATCGCAATAATAACCCTTAAATTTTTCTTCTCCTGTCAACTTATAAGTTTCATCCCCGAATTTACGGGTTGAGACTTCGGCATTGGTAAGATCGCTGCCCATAAATGCACCCTCAGCCTGGCCGGGAGAAATCCTTCTTATCTTTTTTAAACTGGGTATCCACAACCAGATATCCTGCAATCTTTCAGTATCAAGGTATGTCCAGGTAAGAATTCCCATCCCCTTGACATTTGGAGGGCTGGTCATCACTATCAGGTCCTTGTAGTTGATATCCTTGCTTTTTCTATTCAGCACTATCCGGGAACGGATAAATCGCCAGTTCTTAATTACCTGACCCTTCTTA encodes:
- the mnmE gene encoding tRNA uridine-5-carboxymethylaminomethyl(34) synthesis GTPase MnmE, with the translated sequence MSKLISLEDTIAAISTPIGESGVGIVRLSGKNALAIADKIFKSKNGKKPSEFQTFTTHYGYIGVNSELIDEVILTVMRAPRTYTREDVVEINCHSGVVPLKRILDLTISSGARLAQPGEFTKRAYLNGRIDLSQAEAVLDIIKSRTDRSLKCAFKQLEGGLSKEINSLRDKILDISANLEARIDFPDDITSPLELNSRVDDIIKNMERLVSSFEQGQILREGLSMVICGKPNVGKSSLMNALLKKNRVIVTPLPGTTRDTIEEQVDIKGLALRIIDTAGLTEETDYIGYLTAKRADAMIAEADLILFMLDASRPLSDEDKRVADKIKDKKLIVVINKIDLPLRIKLDQIKKAVKAKKIVKISATRKTGLELLEEAILEMVFRGKPTLNDNEPLVSNLRHKDALVKTLEFMIKVQDGLKQDALPEIIAFDLKDAMDSLGTVSGETTSEDLLEQVFSQFCIGK
- a CDS encoding folylpolyglutamate synthase/dihydrofolate synthase family protein → MNYKQALEYLDSFIDYEKIIDYPYNASLNLRRMERLCEFFDNPQETFKSIHIAGTKGKGSVAAAISSILKENGLKVGLYTSPHLISPRERIRVMSKSLQPIAHNSQPDLLGLEGMISEEEAASFIEKVKPAVEEIRQNKDLGEISFFEIYTILSFLYFARKNVDIAVLETGMGGRLDATNVVRPLVAVFTPISLDHTDKLGPHLTDIAREKAGIIKQGCSVVSLTQPEGVTEIIKHACSQKRAPFHQVNGQTYDEYAGLFSLSGRYQRQNLVLALEVIKRLERYNIKVSSDSIKRGLKKVVWPGRMQVIEKSPLLILDGAQNRASAGALRESLKDFSFDNLILLLGVSANKNIEGIAGELCPQARQVVLTKADNPRATEPEVLELEVKKYCQNTVLTRSIKEALAEVRQVASKDDLILVTGSLYLIGEVLKLDSK
- the purH gene encoding bifunctional phosphoribosylaminoimidazolecarboxamide formyltransferase/IMP cyclohydrolase, which gives rise to MVKIRRTLISVSDKQGIKEFSAGLHGLGVEILSTGGTAKLLKQAGIPVKLVSDYTGFPEMLDGRVKTLHPKIHGGLLALRKNPEHMEQIKKASIDPIDMVVINLYPFERIAAKPDVKLEEVIENIDIGGPSMLRSGSKNFRDVAVVSNPDRYEAILKEMEENDCTLSDNTLRNLGIEVFRLTSQYDQAIYDYLKQNTKDKTPGIWLGTESTGGFPDSLNLSFEKVQDLRYGENPHQKAAFYKEKSPARSGVVGARQLHGKELSFNNIIDLNAALEIIGEFEEPAAVIIKHTNPCGAALGNTLDQAYKKALECDPLSAFGSIIGLNKTVDASTAASIISAGFVEVIVAPDYEQNALAELEKKKNLRILEIGPILHKSQNMVDFKKVVGGLLAQDYNQKSVLKEELKVVTDSVPGDSEIDSLIFAWRICRHVKSNAIVLVKGSCTIGIGAGQMSRVDSVIIARRKAGERSKDSVLASDAFFPKRDAIDAAARAGVRSIIQPGGSIRDQEIIDACNEHKISMVFTGTRHFKH
- a CDS encoding DUF1015 domain-containing protein, with product MAKIYPFQGILYNQEKIKDISKVTALPYDVISKRVQDDYYQLDSYNIIRLILGKTRPDDNQFDNKYTRARDFLEQWIKSDILKQDKEASIYLYKQDYSIFQQRHTRKGLIVSVRLEDFEDKIILPHERTFSAPKEDRLQLIKATRANLSPIFAFYEGDGNGVEQIMAAYSKKQPIIGLRDNDKIEHKLWAINQLQDIQIITDYLKDKSIFIADGHHRYETALNFRNEVKREKGQFSGEEQYNRIMVYLVDINQSFTVLPTYRVIKGLENIDLGKLKEFFWVKTVKNNELLSRMKKEDQQHAFGMYYKKKSYLLILRDELVLEQLIDSRELKIWKKLDVMILHKLLIEHILGLDKKDIGYSSDEKKVVELVDKEEFLAALFLNPVRIEEFKAVTKAHRLMPQKSTYFYPKPLSGLVINKFG
- a CDS encoding response regulator, which gives rise to MAKKKILVIDDEKDFCQLTKMNLEASGEFEVTTAISGSEGINLARKYRPDLILLDIIMPGMDGAVVADELTHDETTKDTPIVFLTAVVRKKEVTDNKGVIGTRQFIAKPVTKEELLVKIRTLLNK
- a CDS encoding ATP-binding protein, with amino-acid sequence MIIVYFIVRELNMFFGRKKKVFEVNSQASNLLLDAVAYPVVIIDLNSLILTCNQALAELLGYAREDMTGKPFDFILSAQETNSSDIIRDIRRGSFKDRDVYFENKAGKNISVIFSARLLTYGQNVRSIVGVARDVRRAVEYMEQVSIYRNTLARKTKELEKANVELGKTQEQLIQTEKLAVVGQLSYGLAHEIKNPLGIILQGVGVLEKEISPDNQQQLETLDIVKKAVFRSDKIIRSLFDFSKKKSLELKLQDINKVIDFSIELTQHQLKAGSINIVKDYTKVLQVYIDEDQMKQVFVNIILNAVQAMPAGGRLRFKTFIQKSTKLGDGAGRRTSDIFKFGEKVVVVEVEDTGIGISEDNLRKIFDPFFTSKRPGKGMGLGLSITQSIIDNHQGLIRIESEQGKGTKVIIALSAITDKKGR
- a CDS encoding DUF1302 family protein — encoded protein: MRKILFAVIVLALFITNSVFALEPMLDEDLNVSGYLKNKTDVNVIDGHLMRLQNIFELAGEFKIEEFLYLFAKGRYYYDAVYDIEDRYKNTRGIDMRQPGDEWLRAAYIDYISDKLDIRLGKQEVIWGTADGVKILDKINPINYRYWTLDDEHLPLWMLKVEYSPITDGTIQLLAIPDYETNFVPPAGSPWAMRTSEIGERGLQGLQQIPGMNISLITDKPEKRAENTKAGLRWLSVINGFEYTLNYFYGYNYSQTAYSYMTLTWVGFPVFDYVPSGFTLISRYEPINIAGASFSKTLSGNIWDGLTIRGEFAHVNNNKINYGQDQAIIAETTMEGWPVPGKVSDVGVVAVDEYNYCMGFDKYLWTNWLFSFQVIQFITVPRADYGKDRGNVLLFGPTRGPLDEMETMLSLKVSTDFMHARLKPEVLILYGDDNDWKISPKISYDISDDLMVTAGAHIFDGEPSQLSGQFSDHDLAFMELKYGF
- a CDS encoding outer membrane lipoprotein-sorting protein — its product is MQNLKSCLLLIAGALFSVVILTTPVPAESSLPEVPRPYPGISADDLMKMWFEVKYTTFTRDIELKGDYRLFSKKGQVIKNWRFIRSRIVLNRKSKDINYKDLIVMTSPPNVKGMGILTWTYLDTERLQDIWLWIPSLKKIRRISPGQAEGAFMGSDLTNAEVSTRKFGDETYKLTGEEKFKGYYCDFAEKNYYQGMDCYVIEAKPKNDRWYYTKRIVWIDKATGANIFEEMFDETGRKFKTIFRSYKSYTNRGYPAQIILECKNLRTGSTTVIKNDEIKFDIGLKEGLFTEKTLMRSRW